Within Kineothrix sp. MB12-C1, the genomic segment GAAGTTTGTATATGTATTTTATGATTGTATGGATGCATTATTGTTATTTATGCCATATCCTTTCATGCTTCTGAATCGTTTCATATGCGGAGGGTTGGGTAACTATAGTGCAACTATAAGGTCGGCGGCGGTACAATCCTATCTGCCTCAAGAAATGCGCGCAAGAGTAAATGCATTTTTCAGTGTAATATTTTCTATTGGCGGCATTATTTTTCAATTGATCGGTGGAATATTGGGGCAAATTATGCCATACCGATATGCGGCATTGATTATGGGTATTGTAACATTGATAAGTGTATACTTTCTTATTATTTTGCCGGCCAAAGACAATTGTCCGGTTTACGAAGCGACTCGTTCATAAGTATAAAAGCACTTTCCTTTCAGATGTTTATTATATACCATTGACAACTTTAGTTGTCAATGGTATTATAATTATGACAATTAAAGTTGTCATATGAATGGAAAATTGATAGATAAATAGAAATAAGAAGGAAGGATAATTGGAATGCCATTGTATAATCAGTTAAAAGAATACCGTGCGAAGAAGAATCTGAATCAACAGCAGCTCGGTAGTCTGGTTGGAGCTTCCAGACAGACGATAAGCTTGATAGAGAGAGGAGATTATTCTCCCTCTGTGACCTTGGCAATAAAAATTGCAAAGGTATTTGATGCGGCAGTTGAGGATATATTTAGTTATAGCGAGGAGGACGGAAATGAAGAATGATAATGTATCGGTGAATGGAAGACAAGAAGAAGTTATTAAAAAAGATAATAAAAAGGCGAAGAAAAGCTTTACCGTTATTATGTTCATATGTTTGATCGTAGGAGCCATTTTAGGATTTCTTACTACATTAGCGGGAAGGGAACTCCTTATAATTACAAAGGTATTCCAAGAATTCATGGAAAACAATGCTGGGGTGTTGAGTATCATTTTGGGTGGTATTATGATCGGTATAACGGTGGCAGCAAGTATTTGGTGTGTCTGGGAGATTGGCCGGAATAAAAAGAAAGCTGTGGAACTTATAGAGAAGGATGATGATATTGAACTTGAAAAAATTGAGAAAAGGCTCTCTTACGGTCTATGGATAACGAACGGTTTGATGATTTTACAATTTCTCTTTTTTTCTGTTATGATATTTGTTTTTATGAATTTTCTCGCTATATACGAGATAGTAGGATTATTAGTAGGTACGGCTATTATATTTTTGGTAGGAATTTTAGTGCTTATGTTATTACAGCAGAAACAGATAGATTGTATCAGATTCCTAAATCCCGAGAAAAAGGGAAGTATATATGACATGAATTTCCACAAGAAATGGGAAGAAAGCTGTGATGAGGCGGAGCTCTTTGTAATATATAGAGCAGCATACAAAGCTTATCGTGCAGCAAATATATTATATATAATATTATGGGCATTCTTTATGCTTATGGGAATGGCTGTTGGAATTGGTTTTCTTCCTATTCTCACAATTATAATTCTATGGGCCACTTCAACGATGGTATATTCCTATCATTGCATGAAATAAGAATATCGAAGATGGATTGACATTTATTTGGGTAAATGATATATTGAAGAAAATCGGTAACTGTGAGAGTACTGAACAGTTATGAAAATTCAAAAGAATGGAGATGTGTGGATGATTATTTATTCTTGCTAATCAGTAACTGAATGAGATGCATGATAGTTTGGTCTGTATGAATAATATACAGCGGCCAGGATTCTTTATCATGTGAGCAGGAATAATTTCAATCGGACATCTTTTTATAAATTACTATAGGCTGTTTATGGCAGGCAACGTTATTTTTTCGTTCATACCATAGTTTATGTGATTTTTCGAGTGCAGATAATTATTTCTGCACTCTTTTTTATGTATTAGGAAATTTCTAATACGTAAATCCCTGCGTGCAAGTTATGCGCAGCTACGCGCGCGGAACAAAAGCTATGCTGCCGGAGTATGGAGGTATTTGTATGTCACAAATTAATGTAAATGATTTAACTTTTTATTATGATGGAAGCTACGATAATATTTTTGAGAATGTATCCTTTCAAATAGATACCGATTGGAAATTAGGATTTATAGCAAGGAATGGAAGAGGAAAAACAACATTTTTACGCCTTTTACAGGGGAAATATGAATATAAAGGGACAATTTCCTCATCTGTAAGCTTTGATTATTTTCCTTTTGAGATATCTGATCATCAAAAGGATACGCTCGCTGTTGTGGAGGAAATATATCCGGACTATGAGTTTTGGAAAGTATGCAGAGAGCTCACTCTTTTACAAGTAGATACGGAGGTTCTCTATAGGCCGTTTGATACTTTAAGCAATGGGGAGCAGACGAAGGTAATGTTGGCTATTTTATTTTCCGGGGAAAATAGTTTCCTCCTAATCGATGAGCCAACGAACCATCTGGATATGCCGACGAGAAAATTAGTAAGTGATTATTTGAATAAGAAAAAAGGATTCTTGCTCGTATCACATGATAGAGCGTTTCTCGATCAGTGTATTGATCATGTATTGACTATCAATAAGACCAATATTGAAATACAAAAGGGCAATTTCTCCAGTTGGTGGGAAAATAAACGGCGGAAAGATGAATATGAAATTGCTGAAAACGAAAACTTAAAGAAAGATATTCAAAGGATGAAGGAATCTGCGAGGCAGTCAAGGGAGTGGGCAGATAATGTAGAAGCTACTAAGATAGGGAAAAAATCACAGGACCAGGAAAAAAATATTGATAGCAGAGCTTATATAGGAGAAAAATCCCGCCGTATGCAAATGCGCCGTAAGAATATGGAGAGGCGGCAGGATAGATCCATAGAAGAAAAATCTGCCTTATTAAAAAATATTGAAAGTACAGAAAGTCTGAAGTTGTTTCCTTTAAGACATCATAAGGATGTCCTCGTTCGTATGGAGGAGGTAGGAATTACTTATTGCTCTTGCCAATATTCTCCTAGGGATAATGATTTGCAGTCCATTACTGATAAATGTGGAGGAAAGGAAAAGCAAGTAGTTCATAACTTTAATCTGGAGATACGAAATGGAGAGAAGATTGTTTTAGAAGGGAAAAATGGATGTGGAAAATCCAGCATTATCAAATCAATTCTTTCTTCTGTTGATTGGTCCTTTGATGATAGTATGGATGAGGATAAGGAAAATAACAGAATACTGACCGGAAGTATCGAAACAGCAGGGGGACTTATTATATCTTATGTACCTCAAGATACATCGCATCTGAAAGGAACTATTTCTTCCTATGCCGAACGATATGGAATTGATGAGACTATATTTAAGACTCTTCTTAGAAAGTTGGACTTTTCCAGATTACAATTGGAGAAAAGTATGGAAGAGTACAGCGGAGGCCAGAAAAAGAAAGTATTAATTGCACGGAGCCTCTGCCAGCAGGCACACCTTTATGTATGGGATGAACCGCTGAATTTTATCGATGTATTTTCCAGAATTCAGATTGAAGAGCTGATTGAGAAGTACAACCCTACTCTGCTTATGGTGGAACATGACAGAACTTTCGTAGAAAAGATAGGAGCTAAGATAATAACATTATAAGTAATTATAAATGCAGGGCCGGGAGGCCCTGTATTTGATTTCGGCTTTTACAATGTTGTCGATTCCCTGACGATCAGTTCTGTATCGAGAATAATCTGTTTATCTTCCATATTAGGATTCTTAATTTTCTCAATTAATAATTCACAGGATTGATAACCGAGTTGAAAACAAGGTTGTTCAATCGTAGTAATCGTCGGTCTTGACATAGTAGATAGTTCGATGTTATCGAATCCTACTACAGAGACATCTTCAGGTACGCGTAAGCCTAACTGCTTCGCAGCATTGATTGCGCTCACAGCAAACACATCGGAACAGGCGAATATGGCGTCAGGCCTATCCGTCAGGCTTAAGATATGCAGTGCATTGGAGAATGCCTGGCTATAATTGATTGTAGATAAATGTGTAGTCCATGCAGGATTAATCTCCGCATTCGCTTCTTTTAATGCTGCCAAATATCCTTTTTCTCGATGTCTTGCATATTTAAAGTGCATATTGCAGTTCATAAAACCGATTTTTTTCCTTCCGGTGGAGATAAGATAATTAACTGCCTTCTTGGCAGCGGCTACGTCATCGATACTTACATATGAAACGCCATAATTTTCAGTATATTCCGAACACATAACAACAGGGCAGCGGAAGGTGAGCTCGTCCAGTAATTCCGAGTGAGGCACGGAAGCCAATATTAAGATTCCGGCAATGGAGTTATTTTTCAGAATATTAGTATAGTCGCTGCTATCCGTATAGAAATCTCTGGATTGAAGGATTAATACATCATATCCCTGTGAGTGAGCGGACTTTTGTACGCCGTCAATTACAGGGCTGTTAAAAGGATTATCGAATCCCGGTATGCACATTAATATTACTTTGCTGTTGGAATCGGATAGTGTAGAAGGCCTCTGAGGTGAGAACTTCAATGCCTCCATAACCTCCAACACGCGCTGTCTGGTTGCCGGCTTTACATTGTCTTTATGATTAATAATACGGGAAACTGTTGCGATGGATACATCGGCCCTTCTCGCAATTTCCTCTATTGTAATTTTAGAATCGTTCATTGTTAATAGCTCCTTATCTCATTGTCACCTGTGGTTCTATAATTAAAGCGTAACAGTGCAGTCCCTCACTATTACGTGGGAAAATCCATTAAACCCATTATAGTAAAGAATGTAAAAAATGTAAAGAAAAATGAAAAGTAAGAAAAGAATATATAAATAAAAAATAAATAATTGTATTTCAAAAATAAGTTATTAGTAAATATATATAACAAAATGAAAAAATATTTATATATAATGATTGAATTGTTATAACCAATGTAAAATTATAATTGACAATATGAAAAGGTGATGCTATTATGAAATTGTAAAATTTACGTAAATGTAGAAATTTTACAGAAAATGATATAAGGAGAGAAAAGCCAGGTGAAAATATTAAAAGTTGCAGTTATCGGTACAGGCTTTATTGGAAAGCAGCATATTGAAGCTATTCGAAGAATTCCCGGCACGGAAGTTGTGGCAGTGGTAGATAGTAATGAAGAAATGGCAAAGAGAACGAGTGAACAGTTCTTCATACCTAAATATTATAAAGATTGTAAAGAACTGTTAGCGGATATAGATGTAGATGTTATACATAATTGTACTCCCAGCGCTATGCATTATCCGATTAGTAAGGAGGCTGTTGAAAACGGAAAACACGTTTATTGTGAAAAACCTTTTACATTGACTTGTACTGAATCAGAAGAGTTGGTAACGCTTGCAAAAGAATATAAAGTAGCAGCAGGAGTTAATTTTAATTATAGACAAAATGCTATGGTTCAGGAGATGAATCAAAGGGTGGAAAATGGAAGTATTGGAAATCTCCTCACTGTTTATGGCGAATATATTCAGGATTGGATGCTTTATGATACTGATTATGACTGGAGACTGGATCCGAAATTAGGCGGTGAGTCGAGAGCTATTGCGGATATCGGTTCTCATTGTTTCGATACCATCCAGTTTGTATGCGGTAAGAAGATTGTTTCAGTTTATGCCAATTTAACAACGGTACATCCGGTTCGTAAGAAGATGGAGAAGGCAGATGGAACTTTCTCAGCATCTACAGGAAAAGTCTTAGAAGAAATGTCAATTCATTCTGAAGATTTTGCCTATATTATGGTGAAGTTTGAAGATGGAATGCAAGGGTTGTTCCATGTATCTCAGGTGGCGGCAGGCAAGAAGAATGCTTTTAAGATCAATGTTTGCGGTGCCGGTTCTTCTCTGGAGTGGAATCAGGAGAGGCCGGATAAGCTTTGGATCGGACATAGGGATTCCGGAAATGAGGAGCTCTATGTAGGTGCTCAGTATATGACGGGAGAGGCAAAGAGATATGCAACTTTACCCAATGGGCATCCCGTAGGGTGGGCAGATGCTATGCGCAATGGAATTGAGAATTTCTATGAATCTATTCAGAAGGATAGTTATCTTGAGAATCAACAGAATTATGTTACCTTTGAAGATGCTCACTATATTATGAAAATAGTGGAAGCATGTTTGGATAGCAATAAATCTCAGTCATGGGTAGATGTTTTATAAGAACTCGATAATCGCAGACAAAAGTCTGTTATTATAAATATTTTAAGGAGGATATATAATGAAGAAGAAGTTAATCGCAGGTTTATTGGCATGTACACTGGTTGCAGTATCTTTAATCGGATGTGGAAACAGTGGTGCAGTACAAGAAACCGCAGCAGAGGAAGCTACACAAGAAGAAGTAACAACAGAAGAATCAGCAACGGAAGAAGCGGCAGAAGAAGTTACATCAGAGACTGAGACAGAAGAAGCAGCAGTTGAGGGACAGATTGCTATTATCGCACCTTCTGCAGAACATGGCTGGCTTGCAGGTGTTACTTATTATGCAGAATTAAGATGTAAAGAATTAGGTCTTGATTACAAAACTTATCAGTCTGATAGTGTAAACGCACAGGCTAATGATATTCAGGATGCTATTGCAGCAGGAAGTGCGGCAGTTGTTATGTTCCCTCATAATGATGAAGTTACAATAGCAGCTCAGGAAATTATCGATGCAGGAATTCCTTTGGTAGTATTCGACCGTAAAATCGATGTGGATTACAACGCATATATTGCAGGAAATAATGGCGATATGGGTGTTGCAAGTGCGAAATACATCGGTGAGATATTAGGCGGTCAAGGTACTGTAGCGGTAGAAAACGTACCTAGCTCAGGTTCTGTAAGCACAGAACGTGTAGATGGATTTAAAACAACTATGGCAGAACAATATCCGGATATCGTTCTTGTTGACTTCACAGCAGAAGGTTTCGCACAGGAACAAGGATTGAAAGCAGCATCAGATTTATTAGTTGCTAATGCTCAGTTGGATGCAATCTACTCTCTCGATGATGAATCTTCCATGGGATTCATACAAGCCATCAAAGAAGCAGGCAGAACAGATATCAAAGCAATCTCTGGAGGCGGCGGAAGCCAGAGCTATTTCAAAGCAATTGCTGAAACTACAGATATGACATTGTTCTCTGCTACTTACAGTCCAATCATGATGATGGATGCTGTTGATTTGGCAGTTTCCCTTTTGAAAGGTGAGCAGGTAGATAAGGACAACATTATCCCCAGTACAATTGTAAACCCTGATAATGTTGCAGAATTCTTTGATGAAAGTTCACCGTACTAAATAATTATTGTTCGTAACTATTCAGCGGGTCCGCGCATTTACTGCGCGGACCGTAAGAATACGTGGATTTATTTTTACTGCTGAAGCTAAGTCGGACCTAAGTGCCGAAATATATCCCCCTTTTGAAAGGAGAAAGAATGCAGTGAATAACTATATCATTGAAATGCAGGGAATCAAAAAATCCTTTGGGCCTAACTTAGTATTAAAGTCAGTGGATTTATCTTTGAAACCAGGAAGTATTCACGCTTTATTGGGAGAGAATGGAACTGGAAAATCTACTCTGATGAATATACTTTCAGGTATCTTACCGTATGATGAAGGTAGGATTGCCATGAACGGGGAAGTTCAGAATATGATGACTCCCGGAATTGCAGATATGATGGGAATTGCATTTATTCATCAGGAATTAGCATTAATTAATGATTTAAATGTTACAGAGAATCTTTTTCTCGGAGCAGAGAAGAAGAATCATATCTTTTTAGATAAAAAGACGATGGAAGCAAGGGCGAAAGAAATACTTGCGAGAATGAACGTTACAGTTCATCCCGGAACCTTAGTGAGTGACTTAAATGCCTCCTATAAGCAGATTATTGAAATAGGTAAGGCTTTACTTAAGGATGCTAAGGTTATTATTATGGATGAACCGACGACATCGCTTACGGATGTGGAGATTGCTCAGGTTTTCACTATTATGAGAACCTTGAAAGAGCAAGGAGTCAGCATAGTTTTTATTTCTCATAAATTAAATGAAGTAATTGAAATCTGTGATAGCTATACGATCATGAGAGATGGTGAAGTTGTTGCTAAGGGAGAAGTAAATGAGGAAACGACAGAACATATGTTGGCTAAGCATATGGTAGGTAAGGAATTATCTTACAATGATATTTACAAGGCAAGAGATATTGGAGAAACGGTTCTGGAACTAAAGGCGTTAGAACGTGGCCGAGAGTTCAGAAATATTAACTTATATGTAAAAAAAGGTGAAATAATCGGTGTCACAGGACTTCTGGGAGATGGAAGAAGTGAATTGTTCGAGGCAGTATTCGGTACTAAGGATAAGTATGACGGAGAAATCTATGTAAATGGTAAGCTTGTAAAAATGACATCTACATCGTTAGCCCAAAGTTTGGGGATTAGTTATGTACCGAGGAATAGAAAAGAAAATGGTATTATTAAAGACCTTTCCGTAGCGGAAAATATGTCTCTTCCCATGCTGAAAAGATTAAAAAGACATGGTCTTATCAACAGAAAGATGGAAAAAGAATTTAACGATAATTATGTAAAGAATCTTAATATAAAAGTAAGTGATCTGCAGAACTTAATTACCTCCTTATCGGGAGGGAATCAACAGAAAGCGGTACTTGCTAAAGCGCTTGGAACCAGTCCTCAGCTTGTGATTCTGGATAATCCCACACAGGGAGTCGATATCGGTGCTAAGCTGGAGATATACAGTATCATTATGGAGTTGGCAAAACAGGGTGTAAGCTTCGTGATTCTATCGAGTGAAGCTCAGGAGATCTTTATGACCTGTGATAGAACTTATGTTATGTTCCATGGAGAGATTCGAGGTGAATTCTCCAGAAGTGAAATATCGGAAGAAAATATTATGTGTGTGGCAACCGGAGGAGCGGTGGATAAGAGCATAAATCATGGGACGGAGGAAATGGAATGAGCAAAGACAAAGTCATAGAAAAAAGACTTAATGTAAGGAAGTTTATAAGTGGAAATAGTGCATTAGTTGCCTTGATAGCCTTGTTTATCATTACAGTAATATTGAACGGCAGCACTTTTCTGAATGCCAGAAATATTCTAAATATCTTTTTGAATAATTCCATTATAGGAATTATTGCTTTAGGTATGACCCTTATTATCATAACAGGGGGAATTGATCTATCGGTAGGTTCTCAACTTGCAGCATCCGGACTTATTGCAATTTCTGTACTGAATGCGACGGGTAATATTCCTCTTGGAATATTGGCAGCTTTAATGTTCGGTACATTTACCGGTGCCGTAACTGGAATATTAATATCCAGATTCAATATTCCGCCATTTATTGTAACGCTGGGAACGATGAGTATCTATCGTTCCGTATCTCAACACTTCTTCAATGGAGGGGGCATCCGTGTAGAGGGCAGTGCCAAGGATGCCTTTATCGCAATCTCCAACACGAAGTTGGGAGGCAGTGTCTCCATAATCATTATATATTGGCTTATACTTAGTGTAATTATAGCAATATTTGCAGCCAGAACGGCAACAGGCAGACATATCTATGCAGTGGGAAGCAACGAAAAAGCAACCTTACTTTCCGGTATTAATGTAAATAAAATTAAAGTAATTACATATGCAATCTCCGGCTTTCTTGTGAGTATGGCAGCGATAATAGAGGCAGCCCGCTTAGGAAGTATGAATTCTGCATCATCAGGAAGTTCCTACGAAATGGATGCAATTGCAGCCGTTGTAATCGGTGGCACGAGTATGTCCGGTGGGCGTGGTAAGATTATAGGCACTATATTTGGAGCCTTAACATTAGGTATTATTAATAATATGATGAACCTGCTCGGAGTTCCGACCTTCCTTGTATCCGCAATCAAGGGACTGATTATTATCGTAGCAGTGTTGTTACAGACTGTTTTAAATAAAAAGGAATAATTGAGAAAGGACTGGTTATTAAATATGAAATTGGGTTTTGTAAGTGCAATTTTAGATAGTTTAACATTTGAAGAATTGATTGATAAGGCGGCTGAAATGGGATTTGCCTGTGTGGAAGTTGCCTGTTGGCCTCAGGGGAAATCAGAGCGCAGATATGCGGGAGTAAGCCATATCGATGTGGAAAACTTAGATGATGAAAAAGTAGCTTATATACAAGCTTATTGTAAGGATAAGAAAGTGGAGATTTCCTCTTTGGCATTCTATCCGAATCCCATGGATGGAGATTTGGAGAAGCAGGAAGCTAATATAGAACATTTAAAAAAGGTAATTATTGCAAGCGATAAATTGGGTGTAGGGATGGTAACGACCTTTATCGGGCGTGATCAGACGAAATGCTATGAAGAGAATCTGGAGTTATTTCAAGAAATATGGCCGTCAATTATTAAGCTGGCAGAAGAGCATAAGGTGAAAGTGGCAATTGAAAACTGTCCGATGCTTTTCGGACGCGACCAATGGCCCGGAGGACAGAACCTTGCAACGACTCCGAAGATTTGGAGGAAACTTTTCGAATTGATTCCCAGCAATTACTTCGGGCTTAACTATGATCCTTCCCATTTTGTATGGCAGAAGATGGATTATATCAAACCACTCTATGAATTTAAGGATAAGATTTTCCATGTCCACTATAAGGATATTAAAGTAAATCTCGATAAATTAAATGATGTAGGCATTATGGCATATCCGCTGGAATACATGGAACCTAAGCTTCCCGGCTTGGGCGACGTGAATTGGGGTAAATATGTGAGTGCATTAACAGACATTGGATATAAAGGCTATAGTTGCATTGAAGTTGAAGATAGAGCTTTTGAAGAAAGTCAGGAAGATATTTATAAAAGTATTTTATTGAGTAAGAAATATTTAGAGCAATACGTTATTTAATAGTAAGCAATACCTTTAAACAGACTTCTGTCAAATAGACAGGGGCCTGTTTATTTTTTCCTCATTACTATTTATTCGCCGGAGATTTGGATAATCGTCCCCATTCCTTTGAATCCGGCATCTCCGGTAATTTGCGGTATGCTTTTTTCTCCGATGATATCACTTTTCTCAGCGAAATGAACGTGCCCGGCAAGGACTGCTTCTACAGGGCTGTCTTTAGCAGTGGTCAAAGCAATGAATTGTGCAGAAACATCATTGGGATAAATTCCGCCATGAATACCGCCCCCAAGAATGACTCCGTTTTGCCATATGCCGGAGGCCTTTTTTAAGATAGACGGAGTGTAAAGGGGAACATGAAGCATAAGAATTACAGGTTTTTCCTGGGCAAGTATTGTCTTATATTCCTCCAAAGCATCAGGTTTAATCTGGTTACTGCTGTTATCCACAGATACAATGATGAATTCCTCATATTCTATGGAATGGATGGAAGTGTTATTGTCCATATAGGGAGCGAGGAGGGGAAGATATTTAGTGCTGCTTTCCTCTGTCATATATTCCCAGGGGAAAGTCCAGTCGTGATTTCCCAGTGTATAGATGTATGGTATGTTTATCTTCTCGAGAGAAGCTTGCAAATAGCTTAGGTTAGAGGCAGAGGGAGAGTCGATAATATCCCCTCCAAGAAGAAGTCCATCGAAGCCTTTCGTATTGGCATAATGAACCCATCCCGGGAACTGGTCGGAAGAAGAAACCCCATCTTGAGAAAAGGTATTAAGACGGCTGGATGCATATTCGAATATTTGCTGACCATCTTTTTCCTTAGGAAGTACAATATGGGTATCCGTTATATATAGAAATTGGTAAGTTTCTTGTACGCCGGGAATCCGAATTTGATAAGTAGTCAGGTTATCTGAGGAAGGCATAAATGTAGGGCGACGTAGGAAAAGAAAAACTAAGGTGAAGAGAAGTATAAAAATGATAACAAAAATAAAGGCGAGGCGGTATTTGTTGGAAAACGTCATAAAGTAAGATCCTTTCCTGAAGGTTTTACCATTTATAGCATTAAAAGTTAATATAATAATATACCAATCTAAAGAAGAAATATTGAAGATTTCATTAATTTTTGAAGAAATAAAAAGTGAGTTACGATAGAAAAGAAAATAAGATATGAAAATAATGGAAGTATTGTATAATACTTACAAATAAATATAATATAAATAATATATTTTATAGATTATTAACAAATTATTTACAAATTATCATTCCCACTTCATATGTTGCTGGTATGATGGAATCATAGACAGCGGATTGGTTTCCTACGGGGAGACTTAGGTGAATTTCAGTAACAGTTCAGTCGAAGGCTGAACTATAACGAACTTCATAGGAGGTGCGGGATGAGGCGGAGAGGGTTCTTGGTATTATTGGGGATTTTCGCATTTATGGCAGCGATTAATGCTGTGGCATGGGAAAGCCCTGCATTTTGTGATTTTTATGTACGTAATATTTATCCGTTTTGGGTTAATACATATGGACGTTTTATGGGGATATTCCCTTTTTCTGTGGGAGAGATAATGATTGCAGTAAGTCTGGTAGTAACGGTAATAGCCGTGATACTAGGATTTGTTGCGGTCATTTTTTTATTAGGATTCAGGAATTCTTCTCCATATAAGAAAGTAATAACGGTTTGCAGAAAGTATCTTACCGCTTATATATGGATATTTGCCGGAGTATTTGCAATGATGACCTTGACTTGTTTTATTCCGTATCATAGTTCCTCTTTGATGGAGAGATATGGAATGTTCGATAAAATGGCAGCCGATGACCCGATGCTTCAGGATCTTCTACAGAAGGAGTATACATTAGAGGAATTGGCGGGACTTCGGGATTATGTTGTAATCAGAACGAATGAATTGGCTAAGAAGGTGGAGCGGGATGAGGAAGGGAATATTATTCATCCTGAGAATA encodes:
- a CDS encoding sugar phosphate isomerase/epimerase family protein — translated: MKLGFVSAILDSLTFEELIDKAAEMGFACVEVACWPQGKSERRYAGVSHIDVENLDDEKVAYIQAYCKDKKVEISSLAFYPNPMDGDLEKQEANIEHLKKVIIASDKLGVGMVTTFIGRDQTKCYEENLELFQEIWPSIIKLAEEHKVKVAIENCPMLFGRDQWPGGQNLATTPKIWRKLFELIPSNYFGLNYDPSHFVWQKMDYIKPLYEFKDKIFHVHYKDIKVNLDKLNDVGIMAYPLEYMEPKLPGLGDVNWGKYVSALTDIGYKGYSCIEVEDRAFEESQEDIYKSILLSKKYLEQYVI
- a CDS encoding metallophosphoesterase family protein yields the protein MTFSNKYRLAFIFVIIFILLFTLVFLFLRRPTFMPSSDNLTTYQIRIPGVQETYQFLYITDTHIVLPKEKDGQQIFEYASSRLNTFSQDGVSSSDQFPGWVHYANTKGFDGLLLGGDIIDSPSASNLSYLQASLEKINIPYIYTLGNHDWTFPWEYMTEESSTKYLPLLAPYMDNNTSIHSIEYEEFIIVSVDNSSNQIKPDALEEYKTILAQEKPVILMLHVPLYTPSILKKASGIWQNGVILGGGIHGGIYPNDVSAQFIALTTAKDSPVEAVLAGHVHFAEKSDIIGEKSIPQITGDAGFKGMGTIIQISGE